A part of Cyanobacteria bacterium QS_8_64_29 genomic DNA contains:
- a CDS encoding phosphoenolpyruvate carboxylase — translation MSALRPSLRQADSQAFSDSFLQRRLALVERLWESVLHSECGQELLDLLEQLRAMRSPEGQATELPESAETIEQLDLTSAIRAARAFALYFQLINIVEQHYEQRHQKRSRRAAPRMSGEDSATDGNGPAGEAEASATGNRKQEAGTFDWLFPYLKRANVPPQRLQRLLDQLDIRLVFTAHPTEIVRQTIRQKQRRISGLLQQLDRAEANLTALGSNATEEADAATEQLTEEIRLWWRTDELHQFKPAVLDEVDYALHYFQEVLFDAIPELSARLRRALQASFPQLRPPPNQFCRFGSWVGADRDGNPAVTPSVTWETACYQRELVLEKYIRSVQELRTLLSVSLQWSEVFPELLDSLEQDRIQLPSVYEQLAVRYRQEPYRLKLAYIQKRLENTRDRNRALSRETERSSAPPDASAAYASGEQFLAELQLIQRNLAETGLRCRDLERLVAQTEIYGFNLAELDMRQESARHAEAISEVAQYLQVLPRPYPELTEAERTQWLVAELQTRRPLIPAEMPFSEATCETIETFRLLRRLQREFGIAICRTYIISMTRAASDILEVLLLAKEAGLYDPATGASSLQVVPLFETVGDLQGAPQVMQSLFELPLYRACLAGGYAQQQASAHEAVNTLAPNLQEVMLGYSDSNKDSGFLSSNWEIHKTQKALQQLAEGYGIALRIFHGRGGSVGRGGGPAYEAILAQPSGTINGRIKITEQGEVLASKYSLSDLALYHLETASTAVIQASLLGSGFDDISDWNQVMEDLAARSRRQYRALISEDPDFLDFFHAVTPIQEIGQLQISSRPARRQSGQEDLGSLRAIPWVFSWTQARFLLPAWYGVGTALDGFIAQAPEARERLLRDFYSKWPFFKMAISKVEMTLAKVDLQIARHYMQELAPQADRERFERVFERIASEYHLTRDWVLRISGHQQLLDDNPGLQRSVQLRNGTIVPLGFLQVSLLKRLRQYNDRAAAGTINFRYSKEELLRGAILTINGIAAGMRNTG, via the coding sequence ATGAGTGCCTTGCGCCCGTCACTGCGGCAGGCCGATAGCCAGGCTTTCTCGGATAGCTTTCTCCAGCGGCGCCTGGCGCTGGTCGAGCGGCTTTGGGAGTCCGTGCTGCACTCGGAGTGCGGGCAAGAGCTGCTCGATTTGCTCGAGCAGCTGCGCGCGATGCGATCGCCGGAGGGGCAAGCGACCGAGCTTCCCGAATCGGCCGAGACCATCGAGCAGCTCGATCTGACCTCGGCCATCCGTGCGGCCCGGGCCTTTGCGCTCTACTTCCAGCTCATCAATATCGTCGAGCAGCACTACGAACAGCGCCACCAAAAGCGCTCGCGCCGTGCTGCACCGCGGATGTCGGGTGAGGACAGCGCCACCGACGGCAACGGCCCTGCCGGCGAGGCCGAAGCAAGCGCCACTGGCAACCGCAAGCAAGAAGCCGGCACCTTTGACTGGCTGTTTCCCTACCTCAAGCGCGCCAACGTGCCGCCCCAGCGGCTGCAGCGGTTGCTCGATCAGCTCGATATCCGGCTGGTGTTTACAGCCCATCCCACCGAAATCGTGCGCCAGACCATCCGCCAAAAGCAGCGGCGGATCTCGGGGCTGTTGCAGCAGCTGGATCGGGCCGAGGCTAACCTGACGGCCCTGGGGAGCAATGCCACAGAAGAGGCCGATGCCGCTACCGAGCAGCTCACCGAAGAAATCCGCCTGTGGTGGCGTACGGATGAGCTGCATCAGTTCAAGCCCGCGGTCTTGGATGAGGTGGACTACGCGCTCCACTACTTCCAAGAAGTGCTGTTCGATGCCATTCCCGAGCTCTCGGCGCGCCTGCGGCGGGCGCTTCAGGCTTCGTTTCCGCAGCTGCGCCCGCCGCCCAACCAGTTCTGCCGCTTCGGGTCGTGGGTGGGGGCCGATCGCGATGGCAATCCGGCCGTTACCCCATCCGTCACCTGGGAAACGGCCTGCTACCAGCGGGAGTTGGTGCTGGAGAAATACATTCGCTCGGTGCAGGAGCTGCGCACGCTGTTGAGCGTGTCGCTGCAGTGGAGCGAGGTTTTCCCCGAGCTGCTGGACTCGCTAGAACAGGACCGCATTCAGCTGCCGTCGGTTTACGAGCAGCTAGCCGTGCGCTATCGGCAAGAACCCTATCGGCTCAAGCTGGCCTACATCCAAAAGCGCCTGGAAAATACCCGTGATCGCAACCGGGCCTTATCGCGCGAGACCGAGCGCTCGAGCGCCCCACCCGATGCCTCGGCCGCCTATGCCTCGGGCGAGCAGTTTCTAGCCGAGCTGCAGCTCATCCAGCGCAACCTGGCCGAGACGGGCCTGCGCTGCCGGGACCTGGAGCGCTTGGTCGCCCAGACCGAAATTTACGGGTTCAACCTGGCCGAGCTGGACATGCGCCAAGAATCGGCGCGCCATGCTGAGGCGATCAGCGAGGTGGCCCAGTACCTGCAAGTGTTGCCCCGCCCCTACCCGGAGCTCACCGAGGCCGAGCGGACGCAGTGGCTGGTGGCCGAACTGCAAACGCGCCGCCCGCTCATCCCGGCCGAGATGCCGTTTTCGGAAGCGACCTGCGAGACGATCGAGACGTTTCGCTTGCTACGGCGGCTGCAGCGCGAGTTCGGCATTGCCATCTGCCGCACCTACATCATCAGCATGACGCGGGCCGCCAGCGACATCCTGGAGGTGCTGCTGCTGGCCAAAGAGGCGGGCCTCTACGACCCGGCCACAGGGGCCAGCAGCCTGCAAGTGGTGCCGCTGTTCGAGACGGTGGGCGACCTGCAAGGGGCCCCCCAGGTCATGCAGTCACTGTTCGAGCTGCCGCTCTATCGGGCCTGCCTGGCGGGCGGATACGCGCAGCAACAGGCGAGCGCGCACGAGGCGGTCAACACGCTGGCGCCCAACCTGCAAGAGGTCATGCTGGGCTACTCCGATAGCAACAAGGACTCGGGGTTCCTCAGCAGTAACTGGGAAATTCACAAAACCCAAAAGGCCCTGCAGCAGTTGGCCGAGGGTTACGGCATTGCCCTGCGCATCTTCCACGGCCGAGGCGGCTCGGTAGGGCGCGGGGGCGGACCGGCCTACGAAGCCATCCTGGCCCAGCCCAGTGGGACCATCAACGGTCGCATTAAAATCACCGAGCAAGGGGAGGTGCTGGCCTCCAAGTATTCGCTCTCCGATCTGGCGCTCTATCACCTGGAGACGGCCTCAACGGCCGTCATTCAGGCGAGCTTGCTGGGCAGCGGCTTTGATGACATTTCTGACTGGAACCAGGTCATGGAAGATCTGGCAGCGCGATCGCGCCGCCAGTACCGCGCCCTGATCTCCGAAGATCCCGACTTTTTGGACTTTTTCCACGCCGTTACCCCCATCCAGGAAATCGGCCAGCTCCAGATCAGCTCCCGCCCGGCGCGGCGCCAAAGCGGCCAGGAGGATCTGGGCAGCCTGCGAGCCATCCCCTGGGTCTTTAGTTGGACGCAAGCACGCTTTCTGCTGCCGGCCTGGTACGGCGTTGGCACGGCACTGGACGGGTTCATCGCCCAAGCCCCCGAGGCCCGCGAGCGGCTGCTGCGCGATTTCTACAGCAAGTGGCCGTTTTTCAAAATGGCCATCTCTAAAGTGGAGATGACCCTGGCCAAAGTGGACCTGCAAATCGCGCGGCACTACATGCAAGAGCTGGCCCCACAGGCCGATCGCGAGCGCTTCGAGCGCGTGTTTGAGCGCATCGCCAGCGAGTACCACCTCACCCGGGACTGGGTGCTGCGCATTAGCGGCCACCAGCAGCTGCTGGACGACAACCCGGGGCTACAGCGCTCGGTACAGTTGCGCAATGGCACGATCGTGCCGCTGGGCTTTTTGCAGGTTTCGCTCCTGAAGCGATTGCGGCAGTACAACGATCGCGCGGCGGCGGGCACCATCAACTTTCGCTATAGCAAGGAAGAGCTGTTGCGCGGGGCCATCTTGACTATCAACGGCATTGCGGCCGGCATGCGCAATACGGGCTAG